One part of the Falco peregrinus isolate bFalPer1 chromosome 14, bFalPer1.pri, whole genome shotgun sequence genome encodes these proteins:
- the NFAT5 gene encoding nuclear factor of activated T-cells 5 isoform X5, producing the protein MGGACSSFTTSSSPTIYSTSVTDSKAMQVESCSSAVGVSTRGVSEKQLTSNTVQQQQSTPKRHTVLYISPPPEDLLDNSRMSCQDEGCGLESEQSCSMWMEDSPSNFSNMSTSSYNDNTEVPRKSRKRNPKQRPGIKRRDCEESNMDIFDADSAKAPHYVLSQLSTDSKGNSKAGNGASENQKGAGGKKTPMLCGQYPTKSEGKELKIVVQPETQHRARYLTEGSRGSVKDRTQQGFPTVKLEGHNEPVVLQVFVGNDSGRVKPHGFYQACRVTGRNTTPCKEVDIEGTTVIEVGLDPSNNMTLAVDCVGILKLRNADVEARIGIAGSKKKSTRARLVFRVNITRKDGSTLTLQTPSSPILCTQPAGVPEILKKSLHSCSVKGEEEVFLIGKNFLKGTKVIFQENVSDENSWKAEAEIDMELFHQNHLIVKVPPYHDQQITSAVSVGIYVVTNAGRSHDVQPFTYTPDTSGTLNVNVKKEISSPAQHCSFEEAIKAAKATGCNLEKVNILPSALITPLMPSSMIKSEDVAPMEVSAEKRSPPVFKASSVVGPTQQTLENSMSGISTSASHLPSENENQQQMQQKVYNPETLTTIQTQDISQPGSFSAVSAPGQLQNSDALLQQAAQFQTRDSQTREVLQSDGTVVTLSQLTDASQQQQSTLSEPAQALQQQISSSIFSSASGVSQLQNTIQQLQAGNYPTNTATGSNRNVDLVQQVLEAQQQLSSVLFSGSDNSEDVQDQLNADIFQQVSQIQNSVNPGIFSSSDTAVHSRAENLLPGRAENVHSQPENALSNQQQQQQQQQQQQAMETSAAMVIGIQQNICQAATQMQSDLFSSTTSGNGALQQSPVYQQASHIMSGLSTSEDMQMQCELFSSSPGVSGSETTPTAQQQVSNNGPAMFQASNSADGEEASGQSKQMQSNVFQTMVQMQHSGESQSQVNLFSSTKSMMTVQASGTQQQGGGLFQQGGEIMSIQSGSFMQQSPHSQAQLFHSQNPIGDTQNISQETQGSIFHSPNSIVHNQTSTNSSDQLQPPMFHSQNAMGVLQSSSVPQDQQSANMFLSQSSMSNPATQEEQMSFFTSPNSISPLQTATNTEQQTSFQQQTQISHIQSSMLPQEQPQAQPAQQGLFQPQVSLGSIQSSSIPQNQQGAIFQPQHSIVAIQSSPPSQEQQQQQQQNMMFSNQNAMSTIASQKQNMIFNPNQNPVTNQEQQGQSIFHPQTNMASMNQEQQPMQFQSQTTVSSLQNPGSNQAEAQQPAIFHNSPQIQLVQGSPSSQEQQVTLFISSASMSALQNSMSQQELQQSPMYSSQNSMAGMQGTASPPQQQASLFHNTGGGAINQLQNSPASSQQTSGIFLFGIQNNCGQLLTSGPATLPDELMAISQPGQPQSEGQAAVPALLSQQISETSPLPSAMATNQNIEKIDDLLVSLQNQGNNMAGSF; encoded by the exons atgGGCGGTGCTTGCAGCTCCTTTACCACCTCTTCCAGTCCTACCATATACTCTACCTCAGTCACCGACAGCAAGGCTATGCAAGTGGAGAGCTGCTCCTCAGCCGTGGGGGTAAGTACCAGAGGGGTAAGTGAAAAGCAGTTAACCAGTAACAcagtccagcagcagcagtcgACGCCGAAGAGACACACAGTCCTGTACATCTCGCCACCACCTGAGGACTTGCTGGACAACAGTCGGATGTCCTGCCAGGATGAGGGGTGTGGATTGGAGTCAGAACAGAGCTGCAGTATGTGGATGGAGGATTCACCCTCCAACTTCAGTAACATGAGTACCAGTTCCTACAATGATAACACTGAGGTGCCACGTAAATCACGCAAACGAAATCCAAAGCAGAGGCCAGGGATCAAACGTCGAGATTGTGAAGAGTCCAACATGGATATATTTGATGCCGACAGTGCCAAAGCGCCTCACTATGTCCTTTCTCAGCTCAGCACGGACAGCAAAGGCAACTCAAAAGCAGGAAATGG AGCATCAGAGAACCAGAAAGGAGCTGGAGGGAAGAAGACCCCAATGTTGTGCGGTCAGTATCCGACCAAGAGTGAGGGGAAAGAGCTGAAGATAGTGGTACAGCCGGAAACCCAGCACAGGGCTCGTTACCTGACTGAAGGCAGCCGAGGCTCGGTGAAAGACCGGACACAGCAAGGCTTTCCAACTGTGAAG CTGGAAGGTCACAACGAGCCGGTGGTGCTGCAGGTATTTGTGGGTAATGACTCCGGTCGAGTGAAGCCGCATGGGTTCTACCAGGCCTGCAGGGTTACTGGGAGAAACACCACTCCCTGTAAAGAAGTGGATATAGAGGGAACTACTGTTATTGAGGTCGGACTGGACCCAAGCAACAATATGACACTTGC GGTTGATTGTGTGGGAATACTGAAGCTGAGAAATGCTGATGTTGAAGCTAGGATAGGGATTGCTggctcaaagaaaaaaagcacacgTGCTAGGCTGGTATTCCGTGTTAACATCACGCGCAAAGATGGTTCAACTTTGACTCTTCAGACACCTTCTTCCCCAATTTTGTGCA CTCAACCAGCAGGAGTTCCAGAGATCCTAAAGAAAAGTCTGCACAGTTGTTCAGTGAAGGGTGAAGAGGAAGTTTTTCTGATTGGCAAGAACTTTCTAAAGGGAACAAAAGTGATTTTCCAAGAGAATGTTTCTG ATGAGAATTCTTGGAAGGCAGAAGCTGAAATAGACATGGAATTATTTCATCAG AACCACCTTATTGTGAAGGTGCCACCATATCATGACCAGCAAATAACCTCAGCTGTTTCTGTGGGAATATATGTGGTTACCAATGCTGGAAGATCACATGATGTGCAACCATTTACGTACACTCCAGATACAT CTGGTACTCTGAATGTTAATGTGAAGAAGGAAatctccagcccagcccaacATTGTTCTTTTGAAGAGGCTATAAAAG CAGCGAAGGCCACTGGTTGTAACCTGGAGAAGGTGAACATTCTTCCTAGTGCCTTGATAACTCCACTCATGCCAAGCAGTATGATTAAGAGTGAAGATGTGGCTCCAATGGAAGTAAGTGCAGAAAAAAGATCTCCCCCTGTCTTCAAG GCTTCAAGTGTGGTTGGACCAACTCAACAAACATTGGAAAACAGTATGTCTGGCATATCAACTTCTGCTTCCCATTTaccttctgaaaatgaaaaccagcaacaaaTGCAGCAGAAGGTGTATAATCCAGAGACATTAACTACTATCCAAACGCAGGACATTTCCCAGCCTGGTAGCTTTTCAGCAGTCTCTGCTCCGGGTCAGCTGCAGAACAGTGATGCATTATTGCAGCAAGCTGCACAGTTCCAAACAAGAGATTCCCAAACCAGGGAAGTCTTGCAATCAGATGGCACAGTAGTCACTTTGTCACAATTAACTGATGCATCACAACAACAACAGTCTACACTCTCAGAACCAGCACAGGCATTGCAGCAACAGATTTCATCCAGTATTTTCTCATCAGCAAGTGGCGTGAGTCAGCTGCAGAACACTATACAGCAACTGCAAGCTGGAAATTATCCAACAAACACTGCCACTGGCAGCAACAGAAATGTTGACTTGGTGCAACAGGTATTGGAAGCTCAACAGCAGTTatcttctgttctgttttctggttcAGACAACAGTGAGGATGTTCAAGATCAGCTAAATGCAGATATCTTTCAGCAAGTTAGCCAGATACAAAATAGTGTAAATCCCGGGATATTTTCCTCATCAGACACAGCTGTCCATTCCAGAGCAGAGAACCTTTTGCCTGGACGAGCTGAAAATGTTCACTCACAGCCTGAAAATGCATTGTCCaatcaacagcagcaacaacagcagcagcagcagcagcaggcgaTGGAGACTTCTGCGGCAATGGTGATAGGAATCCAACAAAACATTTGCCAAGCTGCAACGCAAATGCAGTCTGATTTGTTCTCTTCAACAACTTCAGGGAACGGAGCCCTCCAACAGTCACCTGTTTACCAGCAGGCTTCTCACATAATGAGTGGGTTATCCACAAGTGAAGACATGCAAATGCAGTGCGAATTATTCTCTTCATCTCCTGGTGTTTCTGGAAGTGAAACTACTCCtactgctcagcagcaggtcTCCAACAACGGACCTGCTATGTTTCAGGCATCAAATTCTGCGGATGGAGAAGAAGCTTCAGGACAGAGTAAACAGATGCAGAGTAATGTGTTTCAGACGATGGTTCAAATGCAGCATAGTGGGGAAAGTCAATCTCAAGTTAATCTCTTTTCATCTACCAAAAGCATGATGACTGTTCAGGCAAGTGGAACTCAACAACAGGGAGGTGGTCTGTTCCAGCAAGGCGGAGAAATCATGTCGATTCAGTCGGGAAGCTTTATGCAGCAGTCTCCGCATTCACAAGCTCAGCTTTTTCACTCTCAGAATCCTATTGGCGATACTCAGAATATATCACAGGAAACACAAGGCTCTATTTTTCACAGTCCAAATTCCATTGTCCACAACCAGACTAGTACTAACTCCTCAGACCAACTGCAGCCTCCAATGTTCCACTCACAGAACGCCATGGGTGTATTACAGAGCTCGTCAGTTCCTCAAGACCAGCAGTCTGCCAACATGTTCCTTTCCCAAAGTTCAATGAGCAACCCTGCAACTCAGGAAGAACAGATGTCCTTCTTTACAAGCCCAAATTCCATTTCTCCTCTTCAGACAGCAACAAACACTGAACAGCAGActtctttccagcagcagaCACAGATATCTCATATCCAGAGTTCTATGCTTCCCCAAGAACAGCCCCAGGCTCAGCCTGCTCAGCAAGGTTTGTTTCAGCCTCAAGTGTCATTAGGCTCCATCCAGTCCAGTTCAATTCCTCAGAACCAACAAGGAGCTATCTTCCAGCCTCAGCATTCAATAGTTGCTATTCAGAGTAGTCCTCCGTctcaagaacagcagcagcaacaacagcagaACATGATGTTCAGTAATCAAAATGCCATGAGTACAATTGCTTCTCAAAAGCAGAACATGATTTTCAATCCGAATCAAAACCCAGTTACCAATCAGGAGCAACAAGGCCAGTCCATTTTTCATCCACAGACTAACATGGCATCAATGaaccaggagcagcagcccatGCAGTTCCAGAGTCAGACTACAGTGTCTTCTCTTCAGAATCCTGGATCCAACCAGGCGGaagcacagcagccagccatCTTCCATAACTCACCCCAGATTCAGTTGGTCCAAGGATCGCCAAGTTCTCAAGAGCAACAAGTCACCCTCTTCATCTCTTCAGCTTCCATGTCTGCCTTGCAGAATAGTATGAgccagcaagagctgcagcagtcTCCTATGTACTCTTCTCAAAACAGCATGGCAGGAATGCAAGGAACTGCTTCTCCTCCACAGCAACAAGCTTCTTTGTTTCACAACACAGGAGGAGGTGCTATCAACCAGCTGCAGAATTCTCCTGCTTCATCTCAGCAAACATCgggaattttcctttttggcaTTCAAAACA ACTGTGGCCAGCTGCTAACTTCTGGACCAGCTACGTTGCCGGATGAGTTGATGGCTATAAGTCAGCCAGGTCAGCCACAGAGCGAAGGacaagcagcagtgccagcgCTTCTCTCCCAGCAGATATCGGAGACTTCTCCGCTACCTTCGGCTATGGCAACCAATCAGAATATTGAGAAAATAGATGATCTGCTTGTGTCATTGCAAAATCAGGGGAACAATATGGCTGGCTCATTTTAA
- the NFAT5 gene encoding nuclear factor of activated T-cells 5 isoform X4 — protein MPSDFISLLSADLDLESPKSLYSKESVYDLLPKELQLPPSRETSVASMSQTSGGEAGSPPPAVVAADASSAPSSSSMGGACSSFTTSSSPTIYSTSVTDSKAMQVESCSSAVGVSTRGVSEKQLTSNTVQQQQSTPKRHTVLYISPPPEDLLDNSRMSCQDEGCGLESEQSCSMWMEDSPSNFSNMSTSSYNDNTEVPRKSRKRNPKQRPGIKRRDCEESNMDIFDADSAKAPHYVLSQLSTDSKGNSKAGNGASENQKGAGGKKTPMLCGQYPTKSEGKELKIVVQPETQHRARYLTEGSRGSVKDRTQQGFPTVKLEGHNEPVVLQVFVGNDSGRVKPHGFYQACRVTGRNTTPCKEVDIEGTTVIEVGLDPSNNMTLAVDCVGILKLRNADVEARIGIAGSKKKSTRARLVFRVNITRKDGSTLTLQTPSSPILCTQPAGVPEILKKSLHSCSVKGEEEVFLIGKNFLKGTKVIFQENVSDENSWKAEAEIDMELFHQNHLIVKVPPYHDQQITSAVSVGIYVVTNAGRSHDVQPFTYTPDTSGTLNVNVKKEISSPAQHCSFEEAIKAKATGCNLEKVNILPSALITPLMPSSMIKSEDVAPMEASSVVGPTQQTLENSMSGISTSASHLPSENENQQQMQQKVYNPETLTTIQTQDISQPGSFSAVSAPGQLQNSDALLQQAAQFQTRDSQTREVLQSDGTVVTLSQLTDASQQQQSTLSEPAQALQQQISSSIFSSASGVSQLQNTIQQLQAGNYPTNTATGSNRNVDLVQQVLEAQQQLSSVLFSGSDNSEDVQDQLNADIFQQVSQIQNSVNPGIFSSSDTAVHSRAENLLPGRAENVHSQPENALSNQQQQQQQQQQQQAMETSAAMVIGIQQNICQAATQMQSDLFSSTTSGNGALQQSPVYQQASHIMSGLSTSEDMQMQCELFSSSPGVSGSETTPTAQQQVSNNGPAMFQASNSADGEEASGQSKQMQSNVFQTMVQMQHSGESQSQVNLFSSTKSMMTVQASGTQQQGGGLFQQGGEIMSIQSGSFMQQSPHSQAQLFHSQNPIGDTQNISQETQGSIFHSPNSIVHNQTSTNSSDQLQPPMFHSQNAMGVLQSSSVPQDQQSANMFLSQSSMSNPATQEEQMSFFTSPNSISPLQTATNTEQQTSFQQQTQISHIQSSMLPQEQPQAQPAQQGLFQPQVSLGSIQSSSIPQNQQGAIFQPQHSIVAIQSSPPSQEQQQQQQQNMMFSNQNAMSTIASQKQNMIFNPNQNPVTNQEQQGQSIFHPQTNMASMNQEQQPMQFQSQTTVSSLQNPGSNQAEAQQPAIFHNSPQIQLVQGSPSSQEQQVTLFISSASMSALQNSMSQQELQQSPMYSSQNSMAGMQGTASPPQQQASLFHNTGGGAINQLQNSPASSQQTSGIFLFGIQNNCGQLLTSGPATLPDELMAISQPGQPQSEGQAAVPALLSQQISETSPLPSAMATNQNIEKIDDLLVSLQNQGNNMAGSF, from the exons ATGCTTCTTcagctccttcctcttcctccatgGGCGGTGCTTGCAGCTCCTTTACCACCTCTTCCAGTCCTACCATATACTCTACCTCAGTCACCGACAGCAAGGCTATGCAAGTGGAGAGCTGCTCCTCAGCCGTGGGGGTAAGTACCAGAGGGGTAAGTGAAAAGCAGTTAACCAGTAACAcagtccagcagcagcagtcgACGCCGAAGAGACACACAGTCCTGTACATCTCGCCACCACCTGAGGACTTGCTGGACAACAGTCGGATGTCCTGCCAGGATGAGGGGTGTGGATTGGAGTCAGAACAGAGCTGCAGTATGTGGATGGAGGATTCACCCTCCAACTTCAGTAACATGAGTACCAGTTCCTACAATGATAACACTGAGGTGCCACGTAAATCACGCAAACGAAATCCAAAGCAGAGGCCAGGGATCAAACGTCGAGATTGTGAAGAGTCCAACATGGATATATTTGATGCCGACAGTGCCAAAGCGCCTCACTATGTCCTTTCTCAGCTCAGCACGGACAGCAAAGGCAACTCAAAAGCAGGAAATGG AGCATCAGAGAACCAGAAAGGAGCTGGAGGGAAGAAGACCCCAATGTTGTGCGGTCAGTATCCGACCAAGAGTGAGGGGAAAGAGCTGAAGATAGTGGTACAGCCGGAAACCCAGCACAGGGCTCGTTACCTGACTGAAGGCAGCCGAGGCTCGGTGAAAGACCGGACACAGCAAGGCTTTCCAACTGTGAAG CTGGAAGGTCACAACGAGCCGGTGGTGCTGCAGGTATTTGTGGGTAATGACTCCGGTCGAGTGAAGCCGCATGGGTTCTACCAGGCCTGCAGGGTTACTGGGAGAAACACCACTCCCTGTAAAGAAGTGGATATAGAGGGAACTACTGTTATTGAGGTCGGACTGGACCCAAGCAACAATATGACACTTGC GGTTGATTGTGTGGGAATACTGAAGCTGAGAAATGCTGATGTTGAAGCTAGGATAGGGATTGCTggctcaaagaaaaaaagcacacgTGCTAGGCTGGTATTCCGTGTTAACATCACGCGCAAAGATGGTTCAACTTTGACTCTTCAGACACCTTCTTCCCCAATTTTGTGCA CTCAACCAGCAGGAGTTCCAGAGATCCTAAAGAAAAGTCTGCACAGTTGTTCAGTGAAGGGTGAAGAGGAAGTTTTTCTGATTGGCAAGAACTTTCTAAAGGGAACAAAAGTGATTTTCCAAGAGAATGTTTCTG ATGAGAATTCTTGGAAGGCAGAAGCTGAAATAGACATGGAATTATTTCATCAG AACCACCTTATTGTGAAGGTGCCACCATATCATGACCAGCAAATAACCTCAGCTGTTTCTGTGGGAATATATGTGGTTACCAATGCTGGAAGATCACATGATGTGCAACCATTTACGTACACTCCAGATACAT CTGGTACTCTGAATGTTAATGTGAAGAAGGAAatctccagcccagcccaacATTGTTCTTTTGAAGAGGCTATAAAAG CGAAGGCCACTGGTTGTAACCTGGAGAAGGTGAACATTCTTCCTAGTGCCTTGATAACTCCACTCATGCCAAGCAGTATGATTAAGAGTGAAGATGTGGCTCCAATGGAA GCTTCAAGTGTGGTTGGACCAACTCAACAAACATTGGAAAACAGTATGTCTGGCATATCAACTTCTGCTTCCCATTTaccttctgaaaatgaaaaccagcaacaaaTGCAGCAGAAGGTGTATAATCCAGAGACATTAACTACTATCCAAACGCAGGACATTTCCCAGCCTGGTAGCTTTTCAGCAGTCTCTGCTCCGGGTCAGCTGCAGAACAGTGATGCATTATTGCAGCAAGCTGCACAGTTCCAAACAAGAGATTCCCAAACCAGGGAAGTCTTGCAATCAGATGGCACAGTAGTCACTTTGTCACAATTAACTGATGCATCACAACAACAACAGTCTACACTCTCAGAACCAGCACAGGCATTGCAGCAACAGATTTCATCCAGTATTTTCTCATCAGCAAGTGGCGTGAGTCAGCTGCAGAACACTATACAGCAACTGCAAGCTGGAAATTATCCAACAAACACTGCCACTGGCAGCAACAGAAATGTTGACTTGGTGCAACAGGTATTGGAAGCTCAACAGCAGTTatcttctgttctgttttctggttcAGACAACAGTGAGGATGTTCAAGATCAGCTAAATGCAGATATCTTTCAGCAAGTTAGCCAGATACAAAATAGTGTAAATCCCGGGATATTTTCCTCATCAGACACAGCTGTCCATTCCAGAGCAGAGAACCTTTTGCCTGGACGAGCTGAAAATGTTCACTCACAGCCTGAAAATGCATTGTCCaatcaacagcagcaacaacagcagcagcagcagcagcaggcgaTGGAGACTTCTGCGGCAATGGTGATAGGAATCCAACAAAACATTTGCCAAGCTGCAACGCAAATGCAGTCTGATTTGTTCTCTTCAACAACTTCAGGGAACGGAGCCCTCCAACAGTCACCTGTTTACCAGCAGGCTTCTCACATAATGAGTGGGTTATCCACAAGTGAAGACATGCAAATGCAGTGCGAATTATTCTCTTCATCTCCTGGTGTTTCTGGAAGTGAAACTACTCCtactgctcagcagcaggtcTCCAACAACGGACCTGCTATGTTTCAGGCATCAAATTCTGCGGATGGAGAAGAAGCTTCAGGACAGAGTAAACAGATGCAGAGTAATGTGTTTCAGACGATGGTTCAAATGCAGCATAGTGGGGAAAGTCAATCTCAAGTTAATCTCTTTTCATCTACCAAAAGCATGATGACTGTTCAGGCAAGTGGAACTCAACAACAGGGAGGTGGTCTGTTCCAGCAAGGCGGAGAAATCATGTCGATTCAGTCGGGAAGCTTTATGCAGCAGTCTCCGCATTCACAAGCTCAGCTTTTTCACTCTCAGAATCCTATTGGCGATACTCAGAATATATCACAGGAAACACAAGGCTCTATTTTTCACAGTCCAAATTCCATTGTCCACAACCAGACTAGTACTAACTCCTCAGACCAACTGCAGCCTCCAATGTTCCACTCACAGAACGCCATGGGTGTATTACAGAGCTCGTCAGTTCCTCAAGACCAGCAGTCTGCCAACATGTTCCTTTCCCAAAGTTCAATGAGCAACCCTGCAACTCAGGAAGAACAGATGTCCTTCTTTACAAGCCCAAATTCCATTTCTCCTCTTCAGACAGCAACAAACACTGAACAGCAGActtctttccagcagcagaCACAGATATCTCATATCCAGAGTTCTATGCTTCCCCAAGAACAGCCCCAGGCTCAGCCTGCTCAGCAAGGTTTGTTTCAGCCTCAAGTGTCATTAGGCTCCATCCAGTCCAGTTCAATTCCTCAGAACCAACAAGGAGCTATCTTCCAGCCTCAGCATTCAATAGTTGCTATTCAGAGTAGTCCTCCGTctcaagaacagcagcagcaacaacagcagaACATGATGTTCAGTAATCAAAATGCCATGAGTACAATTGCTTCTCAAAAGCAGAACATGATTTTCAATCCGAATCAAAACCCAGTTACCAATCAGGAGCAACAAGGCCAGTCCATTTTTCATCCACAGACTAACATGGCATCAATGaaccaggagcagcagcccatGCAGTTCCAGAGTCAGACTACAGTGTCTTCTCTTCAGAATCCTGGATCCAACCAGGCGGaagcacagcagccagccatCTTCCATAACTCACCCCAGATTCAGTTGGTCCAAGGATCGCCAAGTTCTCAAGAGCAACAAGTCACCCTCTTCATCTCTTCAGCTTCCATGTCTGCCTTGCAGAATAGTATGAgccagcaagagctgcagcagtcTCCTATGTACTCTTCTCAAAACAGCATGGCAGGAATGCAAGGAACTGCTTCTCCTCCACAGCAACAAGCTTCTTTGTTTCACAACACAGGAGGAGGTGCTATCAACCAGCTGCAGAATTCTCCTGCTTCATCTCAGCAAACATCgggaattttcctttttggcaTTCAAAACA ACTGTGGCCAGCTGCTAACTTCTGGACCAGCTACGTTGCCGGATGAGTTGATGGCTATAAGTCAGCCAGGTCAGCCACAGAGCGAAGGacaagcagcagtgccagcgCTTCTCTCCCAGCAGATATCGGAGACTTCTCCGCTACCTTCGGCTATGGCAACCAATCAGAATATTGAGAAAATAGATGATCTGCTTGTGTCATTGCAAAATCAGGGGAACAATATGGCTGGCTCATTTTAA